The DNA region CTGGATGCGGCAGCCGTCGACCCAGCCGCGCAACCCGTGGCGAAGCTCAGTCATCGAGTCCGGCACCCGGCGTCCGTCGCGGCCGATCATGTAGACATCCTGCTCGTAGGCAATCAGGCGTGGAAAGCGCCGGTAGGCCCGGTCGTGGCCGGTGGCCTGTTCCAGTGCCCGGCGCACGAAGCATTCGTTGACGAAACTGGTGCCATAGATGGTCGGGCTGAGGTCGGCATTCTCGCTGCCTTCGATATAGAGCAGGCCGGAATCGGGTAGCTCCATGTCCTCGGGCAGCAGCGCTTCGTCATGGACGGTGAAGCACAGGATGCCGTCGTCGCTGAGCAGAGCGTGCAACCGGTTCAGCCAGCGCACGAACAGCTCTTCGGGCAGGTGAGAGAACAGCGAGGCGACCCAGATCATGTCGTAGCGCTGATCGGGCTGAAAGTCTTCCGGGGCTTCGGTCGACTGCCAGGCCCGAATGCCGCAACGGTGTTGCACGTGACTGACGGCTTCCGGCATGATCTCGGCGGCCTGGATGTTGTCGTGCGGCAGGGCATGGACCAGGAAGTTGAGCAGACGGCCGTAGCCGCACGCAAAGTCGAGAAATTTCAATTGATCGCGGCCGACCGGATGATGACGGATGATCTGCTCGGCAGCATGAAATTGTTGCAGGGCAATGGCGAAGTACTGGCTAACCGACAGCCCGGCATCGCCGAGGTGCCTGAGCGAGTGGGAGAGCATCTGGCAGCGCGGGTGAAGGTCGGTGTCAATCTCGTCGACACTGACCGAACGCGGCAGTTCGCCAAGGTGGTGACGCAGGGTTGCGGCCAGTTGCGGGAGTTGGAGCTGGCGGCGGGCTTCTCGGACCAGCTCGGCAGGGATTTCCGTATTCACGACGCGGCAGGGCATCCGGTAATGACAGGCGCGGGATGATACCATTGCCGGCCCCGCCGGCACCCGCCCGGGTCGCCGGCCAGACCGTGGTGAGGAAAGACCAGTTCATGAGTGAAGCACCTGCATTCAGCGCCGAGATTCAGCGCGCCCGCGAGCTCGAATCAAACGACCCGGATGAGGCCGGACGCCTCTACATGAGCGTGCTGGAGCGAGACCCGGGCAATCTCGAAGCCAGCAACGCGCTGGAACGCCTGCACGACCCGCGCCGCTACAGCGCCTGGATGCGCATCAACTGCATGATTGACCCCAGGGACGATATTTTCCGTTTTATCGGCACCGGGCCCTACAGTCACAATCCGATTCGTGACTACCTGGCCGACGGTTGGCGTACCCTGAGCGAGCTGATGGTGGTGATGGACAAGCTCGATCGGCCATTAACCCGGGTATCCAGTTTTCTGGAGTTTGCCAGCGGTTACGGTCGTTTCACTCGGCACCTGGTCAAGGTGCTGCCGGGAAAGGTTGCCTGTTCCGACGTCATGCCGGGGGCCATGGAATTCGCCCGTGAACAGTTTGGCGTCGAGGCCTTCTATTCCTCGTTCGAGCCGGAAGAAATCGAGTTCCCGCGCCGTTACGAAGTGGTCTTCGTTCTGTCTCTGTTGACCCATCTGCCAATCGAGGTCTGGGGGCGCTGGCTGAAGGCCTGGGCCGGGGCGGTGGCGCCTGGCGGGGTGCTGATCTTCACGGTGCACAACGAGGATGTGCTGCGAAACCAGCTCGGTGTTGAGTTTGATGAGACCGGATACAGTTTCCTGCCCAGCAGCGAATCGCCGTCGCTGGAAGCCAACCAGTACGGCACCAGCCTGGCGACCGCCAGCGTCGTGGCCGAGCAGATTCGCCTGGCCTTGGGCACGGACCCGGTGCTGTGGGAGGAGTGCGCTTTCTGGGTCGGTCACGACGCCATCGCCATCCGGCCGCACGGCTGATCGTCAGGTACTCAGTCTGGCGATGAGCCGCCGTTTCCAGCTCGACAATAGCTGAGCAGTACCCAGTCTTCCCGATGGTCTTTCCGCTGCGGCCTCAGGTGTTCGCGGTAGCGAGCCTCCACGTCCGCAGCCTGAGCTTCGAGTATGCCCGACAGCGCTATTTGGCCAGCGGGTGCGACGGCATCGCAAAGCCGTGCAGACAGTTCGATCAACGGACCGGCCAGGATATTGGCGACAACGACTCCGGCCCGTTCGGCCAGCGCCTGCTCCGCCTCCGGGGTGTTGGGCAGCGCGGTGACGATGCGTGGGGCGACCCCGTTGCGCCGGGCATTGTCTAGTGTGGCGGTCAGGGCCTGCGGATCGTGATCGATGGCCACCACGCGTTCGGCGCCCTTGAGCGCGCAGGCAATGGCCAGGATGCCCGAGCCACAGCCGTAGTCTATAACCTGTTTTCCGCCGAAGTCCTGCTGGTCGATCCACTCCAGGCACAGGGCGGTGGTCGGGTGCGTGCCGCTGCCAAAGGCCAGGCCGGGATCGAGGCGGATGACCACCGGCCAGTCCGGTTCGGGCTCGATATGCCAGGGGCAGATCCACAGGTCGCGACCGAATCGCATGGGCTGGAATCGGTCCATCCAGGCTCGCTCCCAGTCCTGGTCGGCCAGTGTATCGAAGGCCACGGCGTCGGCCGATTGCACCAGGCCGGCCCCGTGCAGCCGTTCGCTGATAGCGGCCCGGTCGAGATCGTGCGAGAACAGACCACGCACCAGCACCTGTGGCCACAGCGGCGTCTCACCGGGATCCGGTTCGTGGACCGGGTGGTCGGCGGCATCGAGCAGGGTGACCGAGGCCGCCCCAGAGGCAAACAGTTCCTCCTCGGCGGCCTCGGCCATTCCGGCAGCGACCCGGATGGTGAGCTGGATCCAGCCATCGTCGGTGGCCTGATTCATGGCTGGTTTCTAAGGAATCTCGAGCAGTGACTTGAGGTTGGCCTCGGCGTCCTCGACCAGCTCGATGTTGCCTGACGGCGAGGTGAACAGCGTGGTCACGCCGGGGCCGTGGCCGGCGGTCATGGTCTTGCCGTGAACCACCACGCCCACCGAAATCGCGCCGCCCAGCCAGGTGCGGCCGTGGGAGTGGTCGGCATCGCTGATGGCGACGATATCGCCGAAGCGCAGGCTGTTCAGGTTATGGCGCTCGTTGACGTCGTCGTCGAACATCTGGATGTCGTAGTCGCCGGTGTAGACGTGATCGCGACCCAGGCCAGAGCCCATGATCTTGGCCGGAATGACGTGGGTGACCGGAACTCGCAGACGACCTTCGGCGGTGACGCCGGCGCCGTTGGCGTTGAGGGCCTCGATGAGATCGGGGCTGGCATTGAATACGCGCACATCCTCGACGTTGGTCAGGCGCATGCCGCCACCGACCGTGCGCACCTGCATGCGATCACCAATGACCAGATGGTCATAGACCTCCGGAGCGAAATCGACCATGACATGCTCCACGCCGCCATGCTTGCCGATCACCCAGCCGGTCTCGCCGGTCGCTTCGCCGGAGACGATTCGCACCTGGTTGCCGATCATCGACAGGGCGTTCAGCGCACGGTTGTCATTGCCGGTGCGGGAACGGTCGGAACCGAGGTTGTAGATGCTCACGGCCGGTTCGACGTGATTGCCGGCCATGTCCACCGCCGAGTCGCCGGTACGGTAGTTGTAGGTGATCGAGCCGGTGCCGGGGACCATGGCAACCGAGCCATCGGCCTTGACCCGGTAGATCGACTCGCGCATGGCCGGCTGCGAGATCTCGCCGATCACGGCCTGCTCGACCAGTGCCTCGGCGTTGAACTCGATGGGTTGCAATTCGGCGACCGCAACCAGCGGCAGGGCGAGCAGCAGGGTGGTTAGAGCGGTTAGGATCTTGCGCATGGCTGAATACCTGATGATTGGACCAGCAGCGATGTTAAATGAAACGGCCATGCCAGGTCATCTCCACCGCCCCCGACACCTGAAACCTAGAACCTCGAACCTCAAACCTCAGTAAGGCCAGGGATGCAGATCCTCGGCCAGAATCGCGATGGCCTCGGCCACGCTGTGATCGGTCATCAGCGGCGCGGCCAGGATCATGACCAGCAAGATGGCGATCGAGCCCATGGTCAGCCAGTCGCCGATGCTCCAGCGCTGGCGCCAGGGCCGCGGGGGTATGTCCCGCTTCTGCGGCGTCTGGACCGAGTCCTTGCCGTTGTTGCCCAGTGCTGCCTTGGCCGCCAGTGCCGCCTCGTCGGTGGCCAGCAGCACACCGCGGATGGTGCGTTGCCAGGCCACGAAGCGGGCCGTGGCCTGTGCGCCGGTGCGCGCGGCCGCACTCAGGCCGGCGATGCCGAACAGCAGGTCGATGTAGAGGCCCAGCCACAGCGCGGCGAGTACCAGCGCAATATCGAGCTTGATGTGCCAGAGCGTGCGCCCAAGCCGCCGGTCATCGACGCCATTGCGGCCTAGTGCCCAGTATTCGATGATTCCGTGGGCGGCGACCACCGCGGCCAGCCAGAACATGGAGATGGCCATCGACAGCACCAGCGCCAGGGTGATGTAGAGAATGGTAAAAGTGGCGCGATTGTCGTGATCAACCAGCCACTGCCGTGCGCGAGCCAGTCGCCTTCGCCTGGCATAGTTCATTGCAGATCCCCGAACAGCGCCTGCAGGATGGCAATGGCGGCAGGCCCGGCCGTCTCGGTGCGCAGGACCCTGGGGCCCAGGCGCAGTCCCTCGAAGTCCCGGCGTTTCAGCCACTCGATCTCGTGATCGGCGAAGCCGCCCTCGGGACCGATGGCCAGCATGGCCCGGCCCGCCGTCGGCGCCGCCATGGCCGGTATGGTGCAATCGGCCGTCGGATCAAGATAAAAGCGCGGGGATACTTCCGGCTTCAACGCGGTCAATTGAAGCGGAGTGCCAATATGCGGTATGTGTACCCGGCCGCTTTGTTCGCAGGCTGCCACCGCCACGCCATGCCAGTGGGCAAGGCGTTTTTCGGCCCGCCGGGCATCGAGTTTCACCTCGGTGCGCTCGGTGAATACCGGAATAATGGCAGCCACGCCCAGCTCGCAGGCCTTCTGAATGGTCCAGTCCATGCGCTCGCCCCGACCGATGGCCTGGACCAGGGTGATGGCCAGCGGCGATTCGACGGCCGGCGATTCAGCCCGGGTGACGGTCACGCTGCAGTGACCCGGTGGTCGGCTCTCGGCAATGGTGCCGGAGTATTCCCGGCCGTCGCCGTTGAACAGCACGACCGGGTCGCCGGCGCGGCGTCGGAGCACCTTGACCAGGTGCCGCGCGGGTCGGGTCTCGAGCTCAACCGTCTGGTCGAGCTCAAGCGGTCGGCTTGTGTGGATTCGGACGGGCCGAGTCATGTTGCCGCGGTCTGCAAACAGGTATTCATGCAAATGATTGATCGGCGTATGATGAACGTTTACCGCAACCAGTGTAGTCAAAGGTCGATGACGATGACACGTTTTCCCGTCCGCCGCGCGCGCGGCTTCTCGCTGATCGAAATCCTCGTGGTGGTGGTCATCATCGGGATTCTCGCAGCCGTGGTTGTACCGCGTGTCATGGACGAGCCGGACCGGGCCATGGTGACACGCGCCAAGCAGGACGTGCAGGCGCTGGTAACCGCGTTGAACATGTACCGGCTCGACAACCACACTTATCCGTCGACCGAGCAGGGGCTGGAAGCCTTGGTGCGGCAACCCTCGGGGCAGCCCGAGGCACCCAACTGGCGACCCGGGGGCTAC from Wenzhouxiangella sp. AB-CW3 includes:
- a CDS encoding class I SAM-dependent methyltransferase, with the translated sequence MNTEIPAELVREARRQLQLPQLAATLRHHLGELPRSVSVDEIDTDLHPRCQMLSHSLRHLGDAGLSVSQYFAIALQQFHAAEQIIRHHPVGRDQLKFLDFACGYGRLLNFLVHALPHDNIQAAEIMPEAVSHVQHRCGIRAWQSTEAPEDFQPDQRYDMIWVASLFSHLPEELFVRWLNRLHALLSDDGILCFTVHDEALLPEDMELPDSGLLYIEGSENADLSPTIYGTSFVNECFVRRALEQATGHDRAYRRFPRLIAYEQDVYMIGRDGRRVPDSMTELRHGLRGWVDGCRIQADGNLHLHGWAASMDGDVIEGVEISLGEQSRFITTGEARPEVASVLGKPELAHCGWSCAMPLPAGGTEPYLTVSARGRLDPPALLYAGPLGTPGGTR
- a CDS encoding class I SAM-dependent methyltransferase, with the protein product MSEAPAFSAEIQRARELESNDPDEAGRLYMSVLERDPGNLEASNALERLHDPRRYSAWMRINCMIDPRDDIFRFIGTGPYSHNPIRDYLADGWRTLSELMVVMDKLDRPLTRVSSFLEFASGYGRFTRHLVKVLPGKVACSDVMPGAMEFAREQFGVEAFYSSFEPEEIEFPRRYEVVFVLSLLTHLPIEVWGRWLKAWAGAVAPGGVLIFTVHNEDVLRNQLGVEFDETGYSFLPSSESPSLEANQYGTSLATASVVAEQIRLALGTDPVLWEECAFWVGHDAIAIRPHG
- the prmA gene encoding 50S ribosomal protein L11 methyltransferase, translated to MNQATDDGWIQLTIRVAAGMAEAAEEELFASGAASVTLLDAADHPVHEPDPGETPLWPQVLVRGLFSHDLDRAAISERLHGAGLVQSADAVAFDTLADQDWERAWMDRFQPMRFGRDLWICPWHIEPEPDWPVVIRLDPGLAFGSGTHPTTALCLEWIDQQDFGGKQVIDYGCGSGILAIACALKGAERVVAIDHDPQALTATLDNARRNGVAPRIVTALPNTPEAEQALAERAGVVVANILAGPLIELSARLCDAVAPAGQIALSGILEAQAADVEARYREHLRPQRKDHREDWVLLSYCRAGNGGSSPD
- a CDS encoding DUF4438 domain-containing protein, with amino-acid sequence MRKILTALTTLLLALPLVAVAELQPIEFNAEALVEQAVIGEISQPAMRESIYRVKADGSVAMVPGTGSITYNYRTGDSAVDMAGNHVEPAVSIYNLGSDRSRTGNDNRALNALSMIGNQVRIVSGEATGETGWVIGKHGGVEHVMVDFAPEVYDHLVIGDRMQVRTVGGGMRLTNVEDVRVFNASPDLIEALNANGAGVTAEGRLRVPVTHVIPAKIMGSGLGRDHVYTGDYDIQMFDDDVNERHNLNSLRFGDIVAISDADHSHGRTWLGGAISVGVVVHGKTMTAGHGPGVTTLFTSPSGNIELVEDAEANLKSLLEIP
- a CDS encoding 16S rRNA (uracil(1498)-N(3))-methyltransferase codes for the protein MTRPVRIHTSRPLELDQTVELETRPARHLVKVLRRRAGDPVVLFNGDGREYSGTIAESRPPGHCSVTVTRAESPAVESPLAITLVQAIGRGERMDWTIQKACELGVAAIIPVFTERTEVKLDARRAEKRLAHWHGVAVAACEQSGRVHIPHIGTPLQLTALKPEVSPRFYLDPTADCTIPAMAAPTAGRAMLAIGPEGGFADHEIEWLKRRDFEGLRLGPRVLRTETAGPAAIAILQALFGDLQ
- the gspG gene encoding type II secretion system major pseudopilin GspG, encoding MTRFPVRRARGFSLIEILVVVVIIGILAAVVVPRVMDEPDRAMVTRAKQDVQALVTALNMYRLDNHTYPSTEQGLEALVRQPSGQPEAPNWRPGGYLDRLPEDPWGREYQYLRPGVHGEIDVWSYGANGMPGGEGKDAEIGNWNL